In Gilliamella sp. B3022, the sequence ATTCTTACCGCGAATAAGATCTGCAACTAAGCGAACTTTTTGCGCAGAAGAACGAGCGTGGCGATACTTTGCAATTGTTTCCATCTCTTTCTCCTACTTATTTCTTCTTAGCTTTCTTATCAGCCGCGTGGCCGCGATAAGTACGAGTCGGCGCGAATTCACCCAATTTATGACCAACCATTTCGTCGGAAACATAAACAGGAACGTGCTGACGACCATTATGGACAGCGATGGTCAAACCGATCATATTAGGAAAGATCGTTGAACGACGGGACCAAGTACGAATTGGTTTCTTGTCCCCGCTTTCCACCGCTTTCTCTACCTTCTTCAGCAAGTGTAGGTCAATAAAAGGACCCTTCTTGAGAGAACGTGGCATAGCTAATCCTCTATATTAATTATTTCTTATTGCGACGGCGAACAATATACTTATCAGTA encodes:
- the rpsS gene encoding 30S ribosomal protein S19 translates to MPRSLKKGPFIDLHLLKKVEKAVESGDKKPIRTWSRRSTIFPNMIGLTIAVHNGRQHVPVYVSDEMVGHKLGEFAPTRTYRGHAADKKAKKK